A single genomic interval of Gallus gallus isolate bGalGal1 chromosome 10, bGalGal1.mat.broiler.GRCg7b, whole genome shotgun sequence harbors:
- the SEMA7A gene encoding semaphorin-7A isoform X7 — protein MLGAAALGRRGPPLRRGGKRELEREHPIALRGGERVYTFPRNEKYPVFYHETNSSSIYVGGEGMLYYYNFATSETYSVEFPVENGAQCLKPGSPEDNKNFITLIAKHGNKMLVCGTGACNPTCWHLAEKEKESPQDGRGLAPFTPDTNSLVIVDYPNIYSTIKKSQQNGKIPRFRRVKGDGELYTSDTVMQNPQFVKATTLRHEEPYQDKIYYFFREDNPDKSPEAPRNISRVAQLCKEDKGGTSSLSASKWTTFLKASLICVDPATKGNFNWLQDVFFVPASNWRDSKVYGLFTNTWGSSAVCVYSFGDIDNVFRTSKLKGYNGPNPEIKPGQCVPSGQHTPSETFKIADSHPEVEDRVEPLAPTRSPLFHNKHRYQKIGVHEVSASDGRQYTVLYLATDKGSIHKVVELPGGVHNIMELQVFSKKDPIQSMILDHERAMLYVGSTSKVVEIPMDMCGVYRNNCESCLLARDPYCGWAAGSCQSIYHNREVRQNLNLELWQGKCQKGEVKEAHSYQNVTVVPVVPFSRYYLNCPVESHYATYNWYHNDTLIKTCNNTHPQPDCFYFIQNVSHTHYGHYICVSEEDGFRQALVKEHLVNQLRFMSQKGQATMTLASWLQLLLMVVLVELFH, from the exons atgctgggagcagcagctcttggTAGGAGAGGTCCTCCTCTTcggagaggaggaaagagagagcTGGAAAGGGAGCATCCCATCGCCCTGCGTGGAG GTGAGAGGGTGTATACATTTCCCAGGAATGAGAAGTACCCGGTGTTCTATCATGAAACAAACAGCTCAAGCATCTACGTTGGGGGAGAGGGAATGCTTTACTACTATAACTTTGCAACCTCTGAGACCTACTCG GTAGAGTTCCCAGTGGAAAATGGAGCACAGTGTTTGAAGCCTGGGAGCCCG gagGACAATAAAAACTTCATCACCTTAATAGCAAAGCATGGAAATAAGATGTTAGTGTGTGGGACTGGCGCTTGCAATCCCACCTGCTGGCACTTG gcagagaaggagaaggagtcTCCTCAGGATGGCAGAGGTCTTGCTCCTTTCACACCTGATACAAATTCCCTCGTCATCGTTGACT ATCCTAACATCTACTCTACCATCAAGAAAAGCCAGCAGAATGGCAAGATCCCCCGCTTCCGACGAGTGaagggggatggagagctctaCACAAGTGACACAGTGATGCAGA ACCCTCAGTTTGTCAAAGCCACCACATTAAGGCATGAAGAGCCTTATCAGGACAAGATTTACTACTTCTTCCGTGAAGACAATCCAGATAAGAGTCCTGAGGCACCCAGAAACATCTCCCGAGTGGCCCAGCTGTGTAAG GAAGACAAAGGTGGAACCAGTTCACTTTCTGCTTCCAAGTGGACCACCTTCCTAAAGGCCAGCTTGATTTGTGTCGACCCGGCCACCAAGGGCAACTTcaactggctgcaggatgtcTTCTTTGTCCCTGCAAGTAACTGGAGGGACTCCAAAGTCTACGGACTCTTCACAAACACCTG GGGAAGCTCTGCTGTTTGTGTCTATTCTTTTGGGGACATTGACAACGTGTTTCGGACATCCAAGCTCAAAGGTTATAATGGTCCCAACCCGGAGATCAAGCCTGGGCAG TGTGTTCCCTCTGGACAGCACACCCCCAGTGAGACCTTCAAGATAGCTGACAGCCACCCAGAAGTAGAGGATCGGGTGGAGCCCCTGGCTCCCACCAGGAGCCCTTTATTCCACAACAAGCATCGCTACCAGAAGATCGGGGTGCACGAGGTCTCTGCAAGTGATGGACGCCAATACACAGTGCTTTATCTGGCAACAG ACAAGGGATCCATCCACAAGGTAGTGGAGCTGCCAGGGGGAGTGCATAACATCATGGAGCTCCAGGTGTTCTCGAAGAAGGACCCGATCCAGTCCATGATCCTGGACCACGAGAGG GCGATGCTGTACGTGGGCTCGACCAGCAAAGTGGTGGAGATACCCATGGATATGTGTGGGGTGTACCGCAACAACTGCGAGAGCTGCCTGCTGGCGAGGGACCCCTACTGTgggtgggctgctgggagctgtcagTCCATTTATCACAACCG GGAGGTGCGTCAGAACCTGAACCTGGAGCTGTGGCAAGGAAAGTGCCAGAAGGGTGAAGTGAAGGAAG CACACAGCTACCAGAACGTCACCGTCGTCCCCGTCGTCCCTTTCTCTCGCTACTACCTCAACTGTCCAGTAGAGTCCCACTATGCCACCTACAACTGGTACCACAACGACACCCTCATCAAGACCTGCAACAACACCCACCCGCAGCCGGACTGCTTCTACTTCATCCAGAACGTGAGCCACACTCACTACGGCCACTACATCTGCGTCTCGGAGGAGGATGGCTTCAGGCAGGCCCTGGTGAAGGAGCACCTGGTGAACCAGCTCAGGTTCATGTCTCAGAAGGGCCAGGCCACCATGACGTTGGCatcctggctgcagctgctgctcatggTGGTGTTGGTGGAGCTCTTCCACTGA
- the SEMA7A gene encoding semaphorin-7A isoform X6, with product MLGLLVRNQDAPLQCCCSSSWGFSADFEERSCLSRPCERVYTFPRNEKYPVFYHETNSSSIYVGGEGMLYYYNFATSETYSVEFPVENGAQCLKPGSPEDNKNFITLIAKHGNKMLVCGTGACNPTCWHLAEKEKESPQDGRGLAPFTPDTNSLVIVDYPNIYSTIKKSQQNGKIPRFRRVKGDGELYTSDTVMQNPQFVKATTLRHEEPYQDKIYYFFREDNPDKSPEAPRNISRVAQLCKEDKGGTSSLSASKWTTFLKASLICVDPATKGNFNWLQDVFFVPASNWRDSKVYGLFTNTWGSSAVCVYSFGDIDNVFRTSKLKGYNGPNPEIKPGQCVPSGQHTPSETFKIADSHPEVEDRVEPLAPTRSPLFHNKHRYQKIGVHEVSASDGRQYTVLYLATDKGSIHKVVELPGGVHNIMELQVFSKKDPIQSMILDHERAMLYVGSTSKVVEIPMDMCGVYRNNCESCLLARDPYCGWAAGSCQSIYHNREVRQNLNLELWQGKCQKGEVKEAHSYQNVTVVPVVPFSRYYLNCPVESHYATYNWYHNDTLIKTCNNTHPQPDCFYFIQNVSHTHYGHYICVSEEDGFRQALVKEHLVNQLRFMSQKGQATMTLASWLQLLLMVVLVELFH from the exons GTGAGAGGGTGTATACATTTCCCAGGAATGAGAAGTACCCGGTGTTCTATCATGAAACAAACAGCTCAAGCATCTACGTTGGGGGAGAGGGAATGCTTTACTACTATAACTTTGCAACCTCTGAGACCTACTCG GTAGAGTTCCCAGTGGAAAATGGAGCACAGTGTTTGAAGCCTGGGAGCCCG gagGACAATAAAAACTTCATCACCTTAATAGCAAAGCATGGAAATAAGATGTTAGTGTGTGGGACTGGCGCTTGCAATCCCACCTGCTGGCACTTG gcagagaaggagaaggagtcTCCTCAGGATGGCAGAGGTCTTGCTCCTTTCACACCTGATACAAATTCCCTCGTCATCGTTGACT ATCCTAACATCTACTCTACCATCAAGAAAAGCCAGCAGAATGGCAAGATCCCCCGCTTCCGACGAGTGaagggggatggagagctctaCACAAGTGACACAGTGATGCAGA ACCCTCAGTTTGTCAAAGCCACCACATTAAGGCATGAAGAGCCTTATCAGGACAAGATTTACTACTTCTTCCGTGAAGACAATCCAGATAAGAGTCCTGAGGCACCCAGAAACATCTCCCGAGTGGCCCAGCTGTGTAAG GAAGACAAAGGTGGAACCAGTTCACTTTCTGCTTCCAAGTGGACCACCTTCCTAAAGGCCAGCTTGATTTGTGTCGACCCGGCCACCAAGGGCAACTTcaactggctgcaggatgtcTTCTTTGTCCCTGCAAGTAACTGGAGGGACTCCAAAGTCTACGGACTCTTCACAAACACCTG GGGAAGCTCTGCTGTTTGTGTCTATTCTTTTGGGGACATTGACAACGTGTTTCGGACATCCAAGCTCAAAGGTTATAATGGTCCCAACCCGGAGATCAAGCCTGGGCAG TGTGTTCCCTCTGGACAGCACACCCCCAGTGAGACCTTCAAGATAGCTGACAGCCACCCAGAAGTAGAGGATCGGGTGGAGCCCCTGGCTCCCACCAGGAGCCCTTTATTCCACAACAAGCATCGCTACCAGAAGATCGGGGTGCACGAGGTCTCTGCAAGTGATGGACGCCAATACACAGTGCTTTATCTGGCAACAG ACAAGGGATCCATCCACAAGGTAGTGGAGCTGCCAGGGGGAGTGCATAACATCATGGAGCTCCAGGTGTTCTCGAAGAAGGACCCGATCCAGTCCATGATCCTGGACCACGAGAGG GCGATGCTGTACGTGGGCTCGACCAGCAAAGTGGTGGAGATACCCATGGATATGTGTGGGGTGTACCGCAACAACTGCGAGAGCTGCCTGCTGGCGAGGGACCCCTACTGTgggtgggctgctgggagctgtcagTCCATTTATCACAACCG GGAGGTGCGTCAGAACCTGAACCTGGAGCTGTGGCAAGGAAAGTGCCAGAAGGGTGAAGTGAAGGAAG CACACAGCTACCAGAACGTCACCGTCGTCCCCGTCGTCCCTTTCTCTCGCTACTACCTCAACTGTCCAGTAGAGTCCCACTATGCCACCTACAACTGGTACCACAACGACACCCTCATCAAGACCTGCAACAACACCCACCCGCAGCCGGACTGCTTCTACTTCATCCAGAACGTGAGCCACACTCACTACGGCCACTACATCTGCGTCTCGGAGGAGGATGGCTTCAGGCAGGCCCTGGTGAAGGAGCACCTGGTGAACCAGCTCAGGTTCATGTCTCAGAAGGGCCAGGCCACCATGACGTTGGCatcctggctgcagctgctgctcatggTGGTGTTGGTGGAGCTCTTCCACTGA
- the SEMA7A gene encoding semaphorin-7A precursor, producing the protein MGSRSLLTLLVALSACQLGVRAAGRSKVNPRVVVTPRGERVYTFPRNEKYPVFYHETNSSSIYVGGEGMLYYYNFATSETYSVEFPVENGAQCLKPGSPEDNKNFITLIAKHGNKMLVCGTGACNPTCWHLAEKEKESPQDGRGLAPFTPDTNSLVIVDYPNIYSTIKKSQQNGKIPRFRRVKGDGELYTSDTVMQNPQFVKATTLRHEEPYQDKIYYFFREDNPDKSPEAPRNISRVAQLCKEDKGGTSSLSASKWTTFLKASLICVDPATKGNFNWLQDVFFVPASNWRDSKVYGLFTNTWGSSAVCVYSFGDIDNVFRTSKLKGYNGPNPEIKPGQCVPSGQHTPSETFKIADSHPEVEDRVEPLAPTRSPLFHNKHRYQKIGVHEVSASDGRQYTVLYLATDKGSIHKVVELPGGVHNIMELQVFSKKDPIQSMILDHERAMLYVGSTSKVVEIPMDMCGVYRNNCESCLLARDPYCGWAAGSCQSIYHNREVRQNLNLELWQGKCQKGEVKEAHSYQNVTVVPVVPFSRYYLNCPVESHYATYNWYHNDTLIKTCNNTHPQPDCFYFIQNVSHTHYGHYICVSEEDGFRQALVKEHLVNQLRFMSQKGQATMTLASWLQLLLMVVLVELFH; encoded by the exons GTGAGAGGGTGTATACATTTCCCAGGAATGAGAAGTACCCGGTGTTCTATCATGAAACAAACAGCTCAAGCATCTACGTTGGGGGAGAGGGAATGCTTTACTACTATAACTTTGCAACCTCTGAGACCTACTCG GTAGAGTTCCCAGTGGAAAATGGAGCACAGTGTTTGAAGCCTGGGAGCCCG gagGACAATAAAAACTTCATCACCTTAATAGCAAAGCATGGAAATAAGATGTTAGTGTGTGGGACTGGCGCTTGCAATCCCACCTGCTGGCACTTG gcagagaaggagaaggagtcTCCTCAGGATGGCAGAGGTCTTGCTCCTTTCACACCTGATACAAATTCCCTCGTCATCGTTGACT ATCCTAACATCTACTCTACCATCAAGAAAAGCCAGCAGAATGGCAAGATCCCCCGCTTCCGACGAGTGaagggggatggagagctctaCACAAGTGACACAGTGATGCAGA ACCCTCAGTTTGTCAAAGCCACCACATTAAGGCATGAAGAGCCTTATCAGGACAAGATTTACTACTTCTTCCGTGAAGACAATCCAGATAAGAGTCCTGAGGCACCCAGAAACATCTCCCGAGTGGCCCAGCTGTGTAAG GAAGACAAAGGTGGAACCAGTTCACTTTCTGCTTCCAAGTGGACCACCTTCCTAAAGGCCAGCTTGATTTGTGTCGACCCGGCCACCAAGGGCAACTTcaactggctgcaggatgtcTTCTTTGTCCCTGCAAGTAACTGGAGGGACTCCAAAGTCTACGGACTCTTCACAAACACCTG GGGAAGCTCTGCTGTTTGTGTCTATTCTTTTGGGGACATTGACAACGTGTTTCGGACATCCAAGCTCAAAGGTTATAATGGTCCCAACCCGGAGATCAAGCCTGGGCAG TGTGTTCCCTCTGGACAGCACACCCCCAGTGAGACCTTCAAGATAGCTGACAGCCACCCAGAAGTAGAGGATCGGGTGGAGCCCCTGGCTCCCACCAGGAGCCCTTTATTCCACAACAAGCATCGCTACCAGAAGATCGGGGTGCACGAGGTCTCTGCAAGTGATGGACGCCAATACACAGTGCTTTATCTGGCAACAG ACAAGGGATCCATCCACAAGGTAGTGGAGCTGCCAGGGGGAGTGCATAACATCATGGAGCTCCAGGTGTTCTCGAAGAAGGACCCGATCCAGTCCATGATCCTGGACCACGAGAGG GCGATGCTGTACGTGGGCTCGACCAGCAAAGTGGTGGAGATACCCATGGATATGTGTGGGGTGTACCGCAACAACTGCGAGAGCTGCCTGCTGGCGAGGGACCCCTACTGTgggtgggctgctgggagctgtcagTCCATTTATCACAACCG GGAGGTGCGTCAGAACCTGAACCTGGAGCTGTGGCAAGGAAAGTGCCAGAAGGGTGAAGTGAAGGAAG CACACAGCTACCAGAACGTCACCGTCGTCCCCGTCGTCCCTTTCTCTCGCTACTACCTCAACTGTCCAGTAGAGTCCCACTATGCCACCTACAACTGGTACCACAACGACACCCTCATCAAGACCTGCAACAACACCCACCCGCAGCCGGACTGCTTCTACTTCATCCAGAACGTGAGCCACACTCACTACGGCCACTACATCTGCGTCTCGGAGGAGGATGGCTTCAGGCAGGCCCTGGTGAAGGAGCACCTGGTGAACCAGCTCAGGTTCATGTCTCAGAAGGGCCAGGCCACCATGACGTTGGCatcctggctgcagctgctgctcatggTGGTGTTGGTGGAGCTCTTCCACTGA
- the SEMA7A gene encoding semaphorin-7A isoform X8, with protein sequence MLYYYNFATSETYSVEFPVENGAQCLKPGSPEDNKNFITLIAKHGNKMLVCGTGACNPTCWHLAEKEKESPQDGRGLAPFTPDTNSLVIVDYPNIYSTIKKSQQNGKIPRFRRVKGDGELYTSDTVMQNPQFVKATTLRHEEPYQDKIYYFFREDNPDKSPEAPRNISRVAQLCKEDKGGTSSLSASKWTTFLKASLICVDPATKGNFNWLQDVFFVPASNWRDSKVYGLFTNTWGSSAVCVYSFGDIDNVFRTSKLKGYNGPNPEIKPGQCVPSGQHTPSETFKIADSHPEVEDRVEPLAPTRSPLFHNKHRYQKIGVHEVSASDGRQYTVLYLATDKGSIHKVVELPGGVHNIMELQVFSKKDPIQSMILDHERAMLYVGSTSKVVEIPMDMCGVYRNNCESCLLARDPYCGWAAGSCQSIYHNREVRQNLNLELWQGKCQKGEVKEAHSYQNVTVVPVVPFSRYYLNCPVESHYATYNWYHNDTLIKTCNNTHPQPDCFYFIQNVSHTHYGHYICVSEEDGFRQALVKEHLVNQLRFMSQKGQATMTLASWLQLLLMVVLVELFH encoded by the exons ATGCTTTACTACTATAACTTTGCAACCTCTGAGACCTACTCG GTAGAGTTCCCAGTGGAAAATGGAGCACAGTGTTTGAAGCCTGGGAGCCCG gagGACAATAAAAACTTCATCACCTTAATAGCAAAGCATGGAAATAAGATGTTAGTGTGTGGGACTGGCGCTTGCAATCCCACCTGCTGGCACTTG gcagagaaggagaaggagtcTCCTCAGGATGGCAGAGGTCTTGCTCCTTTCACACCTGATACAAATTCCCTCGTCATCGTTGACT ATCCTAACATCTACTCTACCATCAAGAAAAGCCAGCAGAATGGCAAGATCCCCCGCTTCCGACGAGTGaagggggatggagagctctaCACAAGTGACACAGTGATGCAGA ACCCTCAGTTTGTCAAAGCCACCACATTAAGGCATGAAGAGCCTTATCAGGACAAGATTTACTACTTCTTCCGTGAAGACAATCCAGATAAGAGTCCTGAGGCACCCAGAAACATCTCCCGAGTGGCCCAGCTGTGTAAG GAAGACAAAGGTGGAACCAGTTCACTTTCTGCTTCCAAGTGGACCACCTTCCTAAAGGCCAGCTTGATTTGTGTCGACCCGGCCACCAAGGGCAACTTcaactggctgcaggatgtcTTCTTTGTCCCTGCAAGTAACTGGAGGGACTCCAAAGTCTACGGACTCTTCACAAACACCTG GGGAAGCTCTGCTGTTTGTGTCTATTCTTTTGGGGACATTGACAACGTGTTTCGGACATCCAAGCTCAAAGGTTATAATGGTCCCAACCCGGAGATCAAGCCTGGGCAG TGTGTTCCCTCTGGACAGCACACCCCCAGTGAGACCTTCAAGATAGCTGACAGCCACCCAGAAGTAGAGGATCGGGTGGAGCCCCTGGCTCCCACCAGGAGCCCTTTATTCCACAACAAGCATCGCTACCAGAAGATCGGGGTGCACGAGGTCTCTGCAAGTGATGGACGCCAATACACAGTGCTTTATCTGGCAACAG ACAAGGGATCCATCCACAAGGTAGTGGAGCTGCCAGGGGGAGTGCATAACATCATGGAGCTCCAGGTGTTCTCGAAGAAGGACCCGATCCAGTCCATGATCCTGGACCACGAGAGG GCGATGCTGTACGTGGGCTCGACCAGCAAAGTGGTGGAGATACCCATGGATATGTGTGGGGTGTACCGCAACAACTGCGAGAGCTGCCTGCTGGCGAGGGACCCCTACTGTgggtgggctgctgggagctgtcagTCCATTTATCACAACCG GGAGGTGCGTCAGAACCTGAACCTGGAGCTGTGGCAAGGAAAGTGCCAGAAGGGTGAAGTGAAGGAAG CACACAGCTACCAGAACGTCACCGTCGTCCCCGTCGTCCCTTTCTCTCGCTACTACCTCAACTGTCCAGTAGAGTCCCACTATGCCACCTACAACTGGTACCACAACGACACCCTCATCAAGACCTGCAACAACACCCACCCGCAGCCGGACTGCTTCTACTTCATCCAGAACGTGAGCCACACTCACTACGGCCACTACATCTGCGTCTCGGAGGAGGATGGCTTCAGGCAGGCCCTGGTGAAGGAGCACCTGGTGAACCAGCTCAGGTTCATGTCTCAGAAGGGCCAGGCCACCATGACGTTGGCatcctggctgcagctgctgctcatggTGGTGTTGGTGGAGCTCTTCCACTGA